The following is a genomic window from Melitaea cinxia chromosome 24, ilMelCinx1.1, whole genome shotgun sequence.
cgtttatgaaccgattttgataattctttttttgttggaaaggagatattcctagtttggtaccatgataaggaaactaggatctgatgatgggatcccagagaaatcgagggaaactttcaaaaatcgtacgggtgactagtaaatttgatcatgttttcattaagtacgtCTGGTaagtctggagtcgatctgatgatggagaagaaagatagttgagggaactcttcaacaatttatagcaattacctgctttttgaacttaattcgtttctattgatgagaactttgcacctgtatttgttataagtgccattacagtctgatgatggagacaaaagatagtcgagggaactctttaacgatttatagcaattacctgctgtttgaacttaattcgtttctatcgatgagaactttgcacctatataagttacaagtgccattacagtctgatgatggagacgaaagataatcgagggaacttttcaacgatttatagcaattacttgctgtgtggtcatctgtgtcgcaggaccaggtttgatgatggagcccataaacactcgagggaatttctcaacaatttccagcagttaccttttgctgtttgacgaccgctttgatataatggtgcatgtgccgtgtcggcggcgcctaaacaccgacggtcgcgggttctattcccgctcggagtggctatttatgtttatacaaatatttattttcggtctagttgttaatccttgtggttctctcaacctagcctcagagaacacgcttgGCTGTCAGTCcaggttgttattacgtacacctgatagcgaacttaactcatagtatgtcgacgcgttagcgcagcggtcacagcactggctattgcgctggcgttagtgggttcaatctccgcgcaggacagacatttgtattggtcatataagatgtttgtcatgatctgggtgtttgtgcttgtgtattgtgtatgtttccagacccccgacacaagagaaaaagcatccttgttagatctacccatcactaataattgtaaaataaaataatttttaacaaaaaaaaccgacttcaaacaggaaactaaaaagtgaaaaataaatttacttagtacaaagtaattcgtattttgatttagttaatcagaaatgatttaataaacattttataattttgaagtcggtgctaagtaaaaaaataactactctagtatctactcgtaagttgtattcagttttctttcataatttgtttcattgactataaaTTAGtatgaatactgttattattctgttattgttttgatatatctaataatattttttgtacttgtttgttgtgtgtgtggtgtttgtatttgtattgtagtcaggttgttgtagtatttacttgttgAAGTTtactgtttgaagtcggttttttttgttaaaaattattttattttaatttacattcatcatcatcatcattgttccgtttgccgagttataaaataaataaatttctaaaataaaagtagcctaagttactctttattgcataagatatatcccagtgaaagtaccgtcaaaatcggtccacctgttTCAGAGAAtacaataagaaatataaaatatatgccgGAACatacggacagacagacagacaaaaattggaaaaatgttattttggtgtatggaccgtgtatacatccgtatacatttagtaaaaaggagtattttaatttaacaaaaggacactccaattttatttatttgtatagattgtttacgtaaaatatgttatgtttatattattataatgttaaaactataattatataacttaaaattgtatgtgattttgaattataaaaataagcgtattattatctattatattttattgtatagtacgacgaacgagtagtagataccctgacgccttaagacatcgtcataaacagagtaggggagaggttccgtgaatagtaggtactttgtaacagttaccaagttcgactttaaatttacaactaaatttactaatcaatatcagtaaaattaaaaattaatactttcaagtaccaagattagttacgtcggtacaaaatcgagcagatagcggtatcaatgtgtgcgtacgcgtaaATGTTATTGTattgcgatttaaatacctaatcTTGAGCGAGttaaaatgtgatagcgtccttaaataaagtattttaatgttcacacggggattaacgcgaacaaaattttttaaggtaaaatatattaccttgaggtctgacgtttcggccaggttacaccagccgtgGTCGCAGGCAGATTCAGACTTGAGTCTGCTTGCGACCACGGCTGGTGgctaaaaaattttgttcgcgttaatccccgtgtgaacattaaaatataataatgcaatgcgaaagtttaaaagttgttaaataaagtaatttttgattttgacctTGCGAGTTGTTTTCTAGCAATTTTTAATTCCAGGGCGGTGTTCAAGTTCGAAGGCGCGCGGATCATATGCTCGGCTCGCGGCAGCGACTTTTCAGAGTTCCGCACGCAATTCTCCGACGACGACCGTGCTTTTGGTTACCTCAGGTGAGTCTTGATAATAAGTCTTGGGTTTCAAAGCTTGAATTAAATAGAAGGGTTATAATCGCCGTACCTGTAACTGATCTTGCGCTCTCATTGTTATTAAGAAGATGACTCTATAATAgcttaaaaatctataaaattagtatataatTGACCTTTGTTATTTGTCTCACTTATTTCCGTTTTATTCAAAAACTTCTGCGGAactgatatgttttttttttttttattgataaggATGCAAATGGGCGATGAGATGTCTAAGCGCAAGAAGTTCATGTTTGTGACGTGGGTGGGGCCCAACGTGTCCGTCATCAACCGAGCCAAGATGTCCACGGACAAGGCGATCATTAAGGATATAATTTCTGTAAGTATCATTCAGAAGTAACCGTTTcgtgacaaatttaaatatgtggaAATGAAATCATTTCGAAACAGTATAAATGTTCCATTGTTGGAACAAAAACCCCTTGTCTATGCAGAAGAAGAATTGAAGCTTAATAATGTATTATGTGGCTCTACTGCGTATCGGTAAACGATTTTATCATACAAACAACTGTCAACTGTGCCTGTGTGTGTCAACTGTCGGCTTTACGCGCTCTTAGaggaacggtggggagactcgATAGGATAGGCACTCCAAAAGTTACCTAAAgtagaaacaaatatttctacaacAAAATCTAATTGATACATCTAATTGTAAACATTGAGCAGATAACGTTGCACTAAAACCCTTGTCAAACATGTTATTGTATGTAAGTTATAGTTACGACGAAGGGTTTTCGTCAAAAGCGTCACTATCTGTTACGAACAAActtatagaaattatttaaagaaaattttgttgaaaagaTCTAGCAATTTtagattacaaattatttatctacgaaaaaatcaatttatttcacttaacattatctattaattttattcttatctTTATTAATGTccagtaaatttaaatttattctaaatttaaaaatataataatgtacttaGCAAACCTCTATCCTTAAATTATTGttctaaaactatataaattaaattatgtcttaaattatgtatttatatgccaAATCCTTCcggttttaaattgttatatggAATGTTGATTTGTGTGTTTTGCGATTACGTATTaagataatacaatttattactcaatttttatttacatgatttCAACGactattctattattatttttcgttatgtaaggatattattttagtaatttaaatcataaaatttaattaacttctATGATAGAGATTCGTAAATTTTTTTGTAGTGAAATAATCTGGTgattttattgcaactaaaaACAAAgcttcaattatattttatatcgagTTAACTTCTCAATCTACTACagtcaatttgtttttatataaagttcatatctttgtaattttttatcaaattacaacAGCATTTATAAGtgattgtattaaattacactTGGGtcgtaaatttaatatataagattctcgtgtcgcggtgtttgtagttaaactcgtccgaaacggcttgaccgattttcataaaattttgtgtgcatattgggtaggtctgagaatcgaacatctatttttcatctccctaaaaattaagggtagtccacccctaattttttttttaatttttggataaattatttattttttattttattgtgatttgacgttgaaaaatacacacaatcctaaatttttacccttctacctcaacccctatttttaaatagcgtttagcggcaagacaacgtttgccaagtcagctaagtaataaataaaaaatagtacaaaTATAACTACTTATGCGGACACAAAACGACAATTTAAAATTCGAAAACCAATTCTGATATATTCAAGTTAAAGCTAAGCGGGGTCGTTGACCCGCACCTACACAAATATAGCTGATTGATCTTCAATACATATTTAGTTAAAAACGCATAAATAAATCACGTACAGCGTAAGGAAAGGACgatcaacacaaaaaaaaaaaatagtcgaattgagaacattttGCTTTTTTTCTTCAAAGAAAACTTCTCGTTTAAAAATCATGTTAGTcagttcaacctattgcagtccactgctggtctaGGCCCAAACTCGCGCCAGACTTCCCGGTtttgagtaataataattacctaTGTCTAATCACGTATCATTTCTAAAACCACACCATATAGTAAgtatgtaggtaggtatatcgAAAAGCGTCtaatgcaataattttttttcttcgtaaAGTAAAActgttgaataaattaaaaaaaatattgccgGTTCGTATTACCCGACTtcacaaaagacaaaaaaagagaaggttctcaattcgattgtacttttttatttttatgtatgttacctcagaacttttggactgggtggaccgatttcgatgaattttctttaatcgaaaggtgttgcgtgacATGTGgtctcatataaattttttaattgacatcatacaagtaattttcgagttatatctaataatgcgtatttactgaactattttttcgtcgacctacgtagTGTTATAACTTTTCATtgagtttaccgattttgatgattcttactttaatcgaaagctaatttatgagtaatctttgataaagcgtatttactcgactatccATATGTTTTATCACTTAtcgatgcaattgaagtcggttttttttttagtttgcgagcaaacaattattgtgAGTAATAAATCACTACTGAACACCTTTACTGTTAAAACTTTCCGTTCTTTATGACGTCTTTATATTTCAGATATTATTGCACATTTGCACAGATAGTGATCGTTTCACGTAGGTACTTATCTTATCAAGCTTATAACCGATATTGCTCACAACTGTTAAAAGATTTAATCCCTAGATAATTTCACATTGCTTATCTTATTTGCGtggaattaaaagaaaatatagttgTTTGTTGACttaggaaataatttttttttttttaaataaaagtagcctgttactccttattacatcagctatctctatctgccagtaaaagtcccgtcaaatttagtccagccgtttcagagattatccggaacaaacagacaggcagacggacagacagagaaaaattgtaaaaaatgtgtttttagtatatgtatccatatgtatttagtaaaaaacggttattttaatatcataaacagacactccaattgtattaatgtattgtattatatatatgtagtgtAATTGTATATAGTATAGATTtgcaaaaatgtatgtaataaattaataatattagattgtgcaaaaatatatgtaatagattaataatataatatatattaggtTGATTCCAAAAAAATCGAGTACTTTTTTGAAAGCCCGCATCGAAATGTCTTATGAAAACCGAAAAATAACGCCTGTCAAAATTGGAGTTTTTAATTGGAATACTTAGAAGCGCGCATGGAAGATTtcttttttgcaaaaaaaaaatttggttgcTAATCTGAAATGGCcgacaaaaaaaattcttctgTATCTTTTTGACTACATCACTATGAACACATCTATGGTCTGGTTTGTCTTGTTGGTTCTAGACATtagttaacattttaaatttgaagcattagttttatttataattcaatatGCTTTTATACTTTGTATAGGTATTTCAGAACATTAAATACCATCATATAATCAGTAAAACAATATTACagtattgaaatattaaaatctaaaatgaaAATCACTATTTAAAATActcattttattaacattacaaattagaaacaataaataaaatcacatttcaatacttaaataaaatcatacaagtATTTCCTGACGTTAAAACCAACAGTCTGAGCGACTGCAGCAATAAAATCGTAACCAATGATACACTTGTATTTAGATGTGTCCAAGTCAATTTCCTTACTGCCTGCGATTAATTTAAGTTCAACCAGTGTTGCTATCTGAGCTAAAAGGTTACTCGTTAACCCGATTCTCTCGTCCAATATAGCATAGAATATCGCCAGCAACCTGTCTAGCGTGAACACTTTTGGTCCTAGTTGTGTACTTAATTTCTCGCTGATTTTTGCTTTTGCTTTAACTTGCTGTAATTTTTTCCTCTGTTTTCCGTGATTCTTCATAAATAATCGTTTGTCTTCTTTGGGTGGGTTGTAACTAGCTAAATATGCAGCTATCAAAAGGAACTTAGCGTAGTAAGGTAACTCAAAGCTCTGTGCAAAAGTTTTAGTTGAAAGTAACTCTTCCTTTAAAGTATTTTCAAAGTTATAACATTGTGGTTGTAGCTCATCACTGTTTTCTTTGTCTGGGGACTGCGTGGAGGCTTTAGTGTTGTTTATTCTTAAGTACAGTAATTCTAGACTGGTTTTTAAAATAGAAGCGATGTGCCGCCAAAGTTTAGAAAGATCGTTTGATTTAATTTCGTTCTTAATGATCGGTTCGCAGTACTTCACGAAGTTTACTCTCGCCATGTGTTGTAATTCAATTAGATCGCGACACGGTCGGTAGAATACGCTCAAGAATGCGTTAAGAAAGTTTGCGAAGAGCTCCGGTCTCTCTAATTCATCTCTAATATCACTATTAACGTCATGATTATTCGTTAAATGACGGACGAACGACTTCTGatgaagaaaaattattttgaacagTTCCTCTTTGTTGTAGTTCGGGAAATAAAGTTTTATCGGCTCCCGCGCGCCCactttgaagtaaaaattgtcGTAAATGAGATGCGttataaaaatagtacaaaTGTTGAGGTTACAGAATTCGCGTAAACGTAGAAATGAAGACATTATGTTTTGATCCATGTTTCGGAGTCTCTCCGCTCGATCGAATACGAGAACAACAGGTTCGTAAGAGTTTAGTTGATTGCCGATTTTGTTGAGATTATTTACTAATTCCCACAAAGAATCGCATTTTACATCGATCTGATCGTCAATGAGTCCCGTAAGAATGGCTTCGTACATAATTTTCGGTGAATAGCACTCGATACAGTCgataaaaacatatttgtagTTTAAATATTGTAAGACTGTTGTTAAACATAAACTTTTTCCCGTGGCCATACTTCCGCTAATAAACAAACTTGCCGGTAAAGGTTCATCACTGTCGCCTAAAAAATCTAGTAGATTATGCAGCTGTTCTTCTCTGCAAGGCAGTTTACGATATATATCTTCCATGATTAACTCAATTCAGATaggaatttataaaattttaagtataaaagaCATCCTCTCCAACTGCAAACGAAAGTCGTTGACAGATGTCAATATGTCGCAAATGCTTTTCGTTCATTGGAGCAATTAACGAGCGCGTTGCGTTTCGTTTCGTTTCAAGATGGTTTCaagcttatatttttaaaggtgCGGTCTTATTACATCTTAAATTATTCGtacactttaaataaataaacaaagtggtatgataataaaaaagtattttctatttttacagaatttcGCAGTCGAACTTCAATTGGAGAATCAAGCTGAAATAGACATCGACCAATTCAAAGAAGCTCTAAATAGGGCGGGCGGTGCCAACTACGGTACTGGTGTTAGGgatttatgaattaaaaattaaatgtttaattacctTACcacaaatagatttttttaattgacttaaCAATACTATTCTCCTGCCCGAAAGTACATTTCAAGTAGGTGTCAAGTATTGGACATGTAATGAcgattaatgtttttttttttctaaaacaggAGTAACTTAAATAGCTTTTACAATCTGTAAATAATCGGCAAGAGTAACTTCCTATCACGTATTGTTAGGCCATTTGTGTAAGGTACTTTTTTATTCAAGTCGAAAGTGGCATATTCAGAAAAATTTTAGTAGTAAAGGAATAAGaaaattttgtaatgttttttatatttatatgatataaattaaaactttcattatattttgtaataatatattgtgtgacaatatattttaatgagtcTTATCTAGTATTATTGCCAGTAAATATCTGACTGAACAGCTCAAGTCTTgcgcttataaaaatattgctgCATCTTGCccatatttttaacaacttttaaaGTGTAGTCTATTatctttttcattattaatttcgtATCAGtcagtaaatataattacaatttactttACAATGATggagatatatttatttttttgtcgattttaaggaatattttattattcatggACTGATCTTCAAAATGAGAACTTAGTTTAGTGGCAGGGTGCAATGAGTTGTAAGAAAATAGAATTACCGCCGTAATGTTTGATGTAATTGCCATATATAAGGCAAATGGtgcatttattttttgtctacatTTGTATACAAACATTCGAAATTTTAatgcttttttatatacattgacTAGTATTATATCGCCCTACATTATTATTGATGACTGGTGAATACAATTAACCAAACGAGATAgttttatgttgttttattttaaaccttttccgtaaagaaaatatattatcaacGTTGACACTGATTTGTCAGGAATAtggaaaaaaagatttttaacatacacacgcggACATCTTAAACGACTGAtagggttaattttttttttcgataaatgtaCCTAATACACGCAGACTCGGGCGAGAACAGAACCCACAATCCCCGGACCGGAGAGCAGGGATATTAAAAATCGCGACAGTGAGcaagtcaaaataaatatatatttttagaggtaATAAAAACCATttgtattcaaatataaatttattattaaaagtacaaTATTATCGCTCGTATTATGTACGATGGCAATGTTGACAAACACAATGCAAAAAAAgtgtaattacaaaaattataaattttattacctgTATCAAACAGTATACGCTTAATCAATAtacattgataaaaaaaaaattaagaaatacatttttttaattacttttgaaaTTCAAACATTTCACTAGCACAAATCATCTTCACCCTTTTTTTTTCTACGTCCGCGTCAGTGTGAATAAGaactacaaataataattttataatgaaacatcttaagaatcacattttttttctattttttgcttttattttcattaaaatcctaAACAAATCGTATCAAAGTTGAATCTTGATTTACGATTTTGTAACAGACAGCTCagtaagaaattattaaaaataattattggtgTTATCATCTAACGAAACTTTTCACTCTCTATAACCTATGCTGGctagtacattttttattatataataaaacagttaaattccaaaatgtaataaatactgtttattaAAACAGAAATGCGATATTATACCACATTTGCCATTTATTATCCTTGGTTCCTAAAGTACTTCACCTCTGTTGGCAGTGCATTAGTTATAAACGAACTTAATAACgcctaattattaatataattataaatctgGTAACATCAATAACTATTTTCTCTATTATTACAAAAagcatacaaatataaaaatgacataaaCATAACATTATATTATCATCTAAGAGTCCCAagtttattgttaatgtttGAACACACTGTTATTTTGGTAAGATAtcttcagttttataaatttttatccgACTACGGAAATATTGAGCGTAATGCGATTAGTTGTACGTCTACTTATTACATAAATAGACTGTAGATACAAAaggcattaaattaaaccacatatACTCAGGTGTGTATTTTAAGACTTAGGACCCCGGGTCATTTTAATTTGCCGCCCCATAAATTAAGggaaaatataatcaattatttttggTGACATTTttgctttactttttttttttagttatcaatttttgtaaaaatcgaTTAATTTTTCACACCCCTAGTACATATGTTCAGCTTACGCCGCCCC
Proteins encoded in this region:
- the LOC123665716 gene encoding origin recognition complex subunit 5 yields the protein MEDIYRKLPCREEQLHNLLDFLGDSDEPLPASLFISGSMATGKSLCLTTVLQYLNYKYVFIDCIECYSPKIMYEAILTGLIDDQIDVKCDSLWELVNNLNKIGNQLNSYEPVVLVFDRAERLRNMDQNIMSSFLRLREFCNLNICTIFITHLIYDNFYFKVGAREPIKLYFPNYNKEELFKIIFLHQKSFVRHLTNNHDVNSDIRDELERPELFANFLNAFLSVFYRPCRDLIELQHMARVNFVKYCEPIIKNEIKSNDLSKLWRHIASILKTSLELLYLRINNTKASTQSPDKENSDELQPQCYNFENTLKEELLSTKTFAQSFELPYYAKFLLIAAYLASYNPPKEDKRLFMKNHGKQRKKLQQVKAKAKISEKLSTQLGPKVFTLDRLLAIFYAILDERIGLTSNLLAQIATLVELKLIAGSKEIDLDTSKYKCIIGYDFIAAVAQTVGFNVRKYLYDFI